The Solibacillus sp. FSL W7-1464 genome contains a region encoding:
- a CDS encoding MFS transporter: protein MNNQRWLAKNFFMFFITWGIFLPYWTGWLINDKGLTVSEASIIMGFGLVARAVSTMFIFPFVSKVMSNKNVLIFFTASSLIVTLLYIPINSFGGLFLMTLLFSAFYPALLPAVESSASTLMQHGSIHYGKARSLGSFGFVVAVLIISMISGMYGEHMILWMMILGLAALLIIQFMPAPQVLSLTPVKEERKTLSMKGLFEVKSFIIVLFVVILLQGAHASYYNYGYIYLQDLNVNPFYIGMILNVAVVFEVLYFYKADTILTKWKPSSLLLIAAIGSSIRWILVYAFPNMPMFIISQALHALSFAMAHYAFIRYISKALPQEQIPNAQGIYSALAMSLSAAILTLLGGKLYEIEPGLAFLGMIICTVPAILLILLTKKRFNY, encoded by the coding sequence TCTTTATTACATGGGGTATTTTCCTGCCATATTGGACAGGTTGGCTTATTAACGATAAAGGGCTTACGGTTTCAGAAGCGAGTATCATAATGGGATTTGGACTTGTTGCACGGGCGGTCTCAACGATGTTTATTTTCCCGTTTGTTTCTAAAGTGATGAGCAATAAAAATGTACTGATCTTTTTTACAGCAAGTTCACTAATTGTGACGCTGCTATACATACCGATTAATTCATTCGGCGGCTTATTTTTAATGACGTTGCTGTTCAGTGCTTTTTACCCGGCATTATTACCGGCTGTTGAGAGCAGTGCCTCCACATTAATGCAACATGGATCCATACATTATGGAAAAGCGCGTTCGTTAGGGTCGTTCGGGTTTGTCGTCGCTGTACTGATCATCAGTATGATCAGCGGGATGTACGGGGAGCATATGATTTTATGGATGATGATTTTAGGTTTAGCAGCATTGCTCATCATTCAGTTCATGCCTGCACCTCAAGTATTAAGTTTAACGCCTGTAAAAGAGGAGCGAAAAACGCTCTCGATGAAAGGCCTATTTGAAGTGAAAAGCTTTATCATCGTATTATTTGTTGTCATTCTGCTTCAGGGGGCACACGCATCATACTATAACTACGGCTATATTTATTTACAGGATCTGAATGTCAATCCGTTTTATATCGGTATGATTTTAAATGTCGCAGTAGTATTCGAAGTTCTTTATTTTTATAAGGCCGATACAATTTTGACAAAATGGAAGCCTTCCTCATTATTGCTTATCGCGGCAATTGGCTCGAGCATTCGTTGGATTCTAGTTTACGCATTTCCGAATATGCCGATGTTTATCATATCTCAGGCACTTCACGCCCTTTCATTTGCAATGGCGCATTATGCCTTTATCCGCTATATTTCCAAAGCTTTACCACAGGAGCAGATCCCAAATGCACAGGGGATTTATTCGGCACTTGCCATGAGTTTAAGTGCAGCGATTCTTACATTATTAGGTGGTAAGCTTTATGAAATCGAACCAGGTTTGGCGTTCTTAGGAATGATCATTTGTACAGTGCCTGCCATCCTTTTAATTTTACTGACGAAAAAACGTTTTAATTATTAA